A single Thiohalobacter thiocyanaticus DNA region contains:
- the hemN gene encoding oxygen-independent coproporphyrinogen III oxidase translates to MEQTLEFDSELIRRYDTSGPRYTSYPTAVQFTEAFTEADFKRWAVATNAERPKPPLSLYFHIPFCDTVCFYCACNKIITKNRKHAVPYLEHLFREIALQGALFDADRPVQQLHWGGGTPTFISHEQMRDLMRATGEHFRLLDDDSGEYSIEIDPREADAETIGVLRELGFNRISLGVQDFDPTVQKAVNRIQSEAETRAVLEAARAEGFRSTSVDLIYGLPHQSVASFAATLDKVIDMDPARLSVFNYAHLPEMFKTQRQINAGDLPSSEEKLAILGHTIERLGQAGYVFIGMDHFAKPDDELAVAQRNGTLYRNFQGYSTHAECDLVAMGATSISMIGDSYSQNLKDLEAYAARIDAGHLPVFRGVELDADDKLRRAVITQLICHFELEFAAVERDHGIDFRDYFAAELEGMGDFVRDGLIELDAAAIRVLPRGRLLIRNICMQFDRYLRESRGGRYSKVI, encoded by the coding sequence ATGGAACAGACACTCGAATTCGACTCCGAACTGATCCGCCGCTACGACACCAGCGGGCCGCGCTATACCTCCTACCCGACGGCGGTGCAGTTCACCGAGGCCTTTACCGAGGCCGATTTCAAACGCTGGGCGGTGGCGACCAATGCCGAGCGGCCGAAGCCGCCGTTGTCGCTGTATTTCCACATCCCCTTCTGCGACACGGTCTGCTTCTACTGCGCCTGCAACAAGATCATCACCAAGAACCGCAAACACGCGGTGCCCTATCTGGAGCACCTGTTCCGGGAAATCGCCCTGCAGGGGGCGCTGTTCGATGCTGATCGCCCGGTGCAGCAGCTGCACTGGGGCGGGGGTACGCCCACTTTCATCAGCCATGAGCAGATGCGCGACCTGATGCGCGCCACCGGCGAGCACTTCCGGCTGCTGGACGACGACAGCGGCGAGTACTCCATCGAGATCGATCCGCGCGAGGCCGACGCCGAGACCATCGGCGTGCTGCGCGAGCTGGGTTTCAATCGCATCAGCCTGGGGGTGCAGGACTTCGATCCGACGGTGCAGAAGGCGGTCAACCGCATCCAGAGCGAGGCCGAGACCCGCGCCGTGCTGGAGGCCGCGCGCGCCGAGGGCTTCCGCTCCACCAGCGTGGACCTGATCTACGGCCTGCCGCACCAGAGCGTGGCGAGCTTCGCCGCCACCCTGGACAAGGTCATCGACATGGACCCGGCGCGGCTGTCGGTGTTCAACTACGCCCACCTGCCGGAGATGTTCAAGACCCAGCGCCAGATCAATGCCGGGGATCTGCCCTCGTCCGAGGAGAAGCTCGCCATCCTGGGTCACACCATCGAGCGGCTGGGGCAGGCGGGGTATGTCTTCATCGGCATGGATCATTTCGCCAAACCGGATGACGAGCTGGCCGTGGCCCAGCGCAACGGTACCCTCTACCGCAACTTCCAGGGCTATTCCACCCATGCCGAGTGCGACCTGGTGGCCATGGGGGCGACCTCCATCAGCATGATCGGCGACAGCTACAGCCAGAACCTGAAGGACCTGGAGGCGTACGCCGCGCGCATCGACGCCGGTCACCTGCCGGTGTTCCGCGGGGTGGAGCTGGACGCCGACGACAAGCTGCGTCGGGCCGTGATCACCCAACTGATCTGCCACTTCGAACTGGAGTTCGCCGCGGTGGAACGCGACCACGGCATCGATTTCCGCGACTACTTCGCGGCGGAGCTGGAAGGCATGGGGGATTTTGTCCGCGACGGCCTGATCGAACTGGATGCGGCCGCTATCCGGGTCCTGCCGCGCGGCCGCCTGCTCATCCGCAACATCTGCATGCAGTTCGACCGCTACCTGCGCGAAAGCCGCGGCGGGCGCTATTCCAAAGTGATCTGA
- the aroC gene encoding chorismate synthase, with product MSGNSIGKLFTVTSFGESHGPALGAIVDGCPPGLELSEADLQHDLDRRKPGTSRHTTQRREADAVRILSGVFEGRTTGTPIGLLIENTDQRSKDYSGIMDRFRPGHADYTYQQKYGIRDYRGGGRSSARETAMRVAAGGIAKRYLRSRYGIEIRGHLSQLGENVPRAFDWNAVETNPFFWPDADMVPELEAYMDALRKSGDSVGAKVTVVAANVPPGLGEPVFDRLDADIAHALMSINAVKGVEIGAGFASVAQKGTEHRDEITPEGFLSNHAGGVLGGISSGQDIVASIALKPTSSLRLPGRSVNVHGEPIEVVTTGRHDPCVGIRATPIAEAMLAIVLMDHALRHRAQNADVTSETPRIPAGRSE from the coding sequence ATGTCCGGAAACAGCATTGGCAAACTCTTCACCGTCACCAGCTTCGGCGAGAGCCATGGGCCCGCGCTGGGCGCCATCGTGGACGGCTGTCCGCCCGGGCTGGAACTGTCCGAGGCCGACCTGCAGCATGATCTGGACCGGCGCAAGCCCGGTACCTCGCGCCACACCACCCAGCGTCGCGAGGCCGATGCGGTGCGCATCCTCTCCGGGGTGTTCGAGGGCAGGACCACGGGCACGCCCATCGGCCTGCTGATCGAGAACACCGATCAGCGGTCCAAGGACTACTCCGGCATCATGGACCGGTTCCGTCCGGGGCATGCCGACTACACCTACCAGCAGAAGTACGGCATCCGCGACTACCGCGGCGGCGGCCGTTCCTCTGCCCGCGAGACCGCCATGCGGGTGGCGGCCGGCGGCATCGCCAAGCGCTACCTGCGCAGCCGCTACGGCATCGAGATCCGCGGCCATCTCAGTCAGCTGGGCGAGAATGTTCCGCGCGCCTTCGACTGGAACGCTGTCGAGACCAATCCCTTCTTCTGGCCCGATGCGGACATGGTGCCGGAGTTGGAGGCCTACATGGATGCCCTGCGCAAGTCAGGGGATTCAGTGGGGGCCAAGGTCACGGTGGTGGCCGCCAACGTCCCGCCCGGCCTGGGCGAACCGGTGTTCGACCGGCTGGACGCCGATATCGCCCATGCCCTGATGAGCATCAATGCCGTCAAGGGCGTGGAGATCGGCGCGGGCTTCGCCAGCGTGGCGCAGAAGGGCACCGAACATCGCGACGAGATCACCCCCGAGGGGTTTCTCAGCAACCACGCCGGCGGCGTGCTGGGCGGGATTTCCTCCGGCCAGGACATCGTCGCCAGCATTGCATTGAAGCCCACTTCCAGTCTGCGTCTGCCGGGCCGGTCAGTGAATGTGCACGGCGAGCCGATCGAGGTGGTGACCACCGGCCGTCACGATCCCTGCGTGGGTATCCGCGCCACCCCGATTGCCGAGGCCATGCTGGCGATCGTGCTCATGGATCACGCCCTGCGCCACCGGGCCCAGAATGCCGACGTGACCTCGGAGACGCCGCGCATTCCGGCCGGTCGGAGCGAGTGA
- a CDS encoding response regulator — translation MDPQSLQRILYVEDEPDIQAVARLALEQVGGFQVEVCSSGDEALARAAAWGPDLILLDVMLPGMDGPETLRRLREQPDTRDIPVAFMTARVQARELEHYRSLGAIGLLPKPFDPMTLADQLRTLWIEA, via the coding sequence ATGGATCCCCAGTCCCTGCAGCGCATCCTCTACGTGGAGGACGAGCCCGACATCCAGGCCGTGGCCCGGCTGGCGCTGGAGCAGGTCGGCGGTTTCCAGGTCGAAGTGTGCAGCAGTGGAGACGAGGCGCTGGCGCGTGCTGCGGCCTGGGGGCCGGACCTGATCCTGCTCGACGTGATGCTGCCCGGCATGGACGGTCCGGAAACCCTGCGCCGGCTGCGCGAGCAGCCCGACACCCGCGATATCCCGGTGGCGTTCATGACCGCGCGGGTACAGGCGCGGGAACTGGAGCACTACCGCAGCCTGGGCGCGATCGGTCTGCTGCCCAAGCCTTTCGACCCCATGACCCTGGCCGACCAGCTCCGCACACTCTGGATCGAGGCCTGA
- a CDS encoding MFS transporter → MTPRTGHYWQLSSFYLFYFASLGALVPYWGLYLKSLGFSATEIGELMAILMATKLIAPNIWGWIADHTGRRMGIIRTASLVSIVCFAGIFLGSSFQWLALVMIAFSFFWNASLPQFEAVTLSHLGAASHRYSMIRLWGSVGFILSVVLLGRLLDSQGIGIMPLVVMGLFVAIWLSSLVTRDASGRTHADESTSLRRILKRGDVLALLVICFLMQASHGPYYTFFTLYLEDYGYSRSVIGQLWALGVIAEIGVFLMIHRWLPRIGAWRLLFVGLQLTTLRWLLIAFFPERLGIILFAQTLHAASFGLYHAVAIHLIHQYFTGRSQGRGQALYSSLSFGAGGAVGSLAAGYLWDGVSAQSTYIAAAGMSLLAVLISYAVLRTTWREADIT, encoded by the coding sequence GTGACGCCACGGACCGGACACTACTGGCAGCTCTCCAGCTTCTACCTGTTCTACTTCGCCTCGCTGGGCGCGCTGGTGCCCTACTGGGGGCTGTATCTGAAGTCGCTCGGCTTCAGCGCCACCGAGATCGGTGAACTGATGGCCATCCTCATGGCCACCAAGCTGATCGCACCCAACATCTGGGGCTGGATCGCCGACCACACCGGCCGGCGCATGGGCATCATCCGCACGGCCTCGCTTGTGTCCATCGTCTGCTTTGCCGGCATATTTCTGGGGTCGTCCTTCCAGTGGCTGGCGCTGGTGATGATCGCCTTCAGCTTCTTCTGGAACGCCTCGCTGCCGCAGTTCGAGGCGGTGACCCTGTCACACCTGGGGGCGGCCTCCCACCGTTACAGCATGATCCGGTTGTGGGGGTCGGTCGGCTTCATCCTGAGCGTGGTCCTGCTCGGCCGGCTGCTCGACAGCCAGGGGATCGGGATCATGCCGCTGGTGGTGATGGGGCTGTTCGTGGCGATCTGGCTGTCCAGCCTGGTCACGCGCGACGCCAGCGGTCGAACCCATGCCGATGAATCCACCAGCCTGCGGCGGATTCTCAAGCGCGGTGACGTACTCGCCCTGCTGGTGATCTGCTTTCTCATGCAGGCCAGCCACGGGCCCTATTACACCTTCTTCACCCTCTACCTGGAGGACTACGGCTACAGCCGCAGCGTAATCGGCCAGCTGTGGGCGCTGGGGGTGATCGCCGAGATCGGGGTGTTCCTGATGATTCATCGCTGGCTGCCGCGCATCGGTGCCTGGCGGCTGCTGTTCGTCGGCCTGCAGTTGACCACACTGCGCTGGCTCCTGATCGCCTTCTTCCCCGAGCGACTCGGCATCATCCTGTTCGCCCAGACCCTGCATGCGGCCAGCTTCGGCCTCTACCATGCCGTGGCGATCCATCTGATTCACCAGTACTTCACCGGCCGCAGTCAGGGTCGCGGCCAGGCCCTGTACAGCAGTCTCAGCTTCGGTGCCGGCGGGGCGGTGGGGAGCCTGGCCGCAGGCTATCTGTGGGACGGGGTCAGCGCCCAGTCCACCTATATCGCCGCCGCCGGCATGAGCCTGCTGGCGGTGCTGATCAGCTATGCCGTACTGCGCACCACCTGGCGCGAGGCGGACATCACCTGA
- a CDS encoding class I fructose-bisphosphate aldolase has product MSTNIQDILAEEAESLLAYRCTGIPRERLHVPGPDFVDRIVSLSDRNPRVLRNLQSLFNQGRLGGTGYLSLLPVDQGVEHSAGASFAPNPDFFDPEHIVELAIEGGCNGVASTLGVLGAVARKYAHKIPFIVKLNHNELLSYPNQYDQTLFAQVDQAFELGAVAVGATVYFGSEESRRQILEVSEAFAHAHELGLVCVLWAYLRNSAFKHEGTDYHTAADLTGQANHLAATIEADIIKQKQALGNGGYTALDFGKTHPKVYDELTSEHPIDLVRYQVANCYMGRVGMINSGGPSGKDDLHQAVRTAVINKRAGGMGLISGRKAFQKPVAEGVKLLNAIQDVYLSDEVTIA; this is encoded by the coding sequence ATGAGCACGAATATCCAGGACATCCTGGCCGAAGAGGCCGAATCCCTGCTTGCCTACCGCTGCACCGGCATCCCGCGCGAGCGGCTGCATGTCCCGGGACCGGATTTTGTCGACCGCATCGTCAGCCTCAGCGACCGCAACCCGCGCGTGCTGCGCAACCTGCAGAGCCTGTTCAATCAGGGTCGCCTGGGCGGCACCGGCTACCTGTCGCTGCTGCCGGTGGACCAGGGCGTGGAGCACTCGGCCGGCGCCTCATTTGCCCCCAACCCGGACTTCTTCGACCCGGAGCACATCGTCGAACTGGCCATCGAGGGCGGCTGCAACGGTGTGGCCTCCACGCTCGGTGTGCTGGGCGCGGTGGCCAGGAAATACGCCCACAAAATCCCCTTCATCGTGAAGCTCAACCACAACGAACTGCTCAGCTATCCGAATCAGTACGATCAGACCCTGTTCGCCCAGGTCGACCAGGCCTTCGAACTGGGCGCGGTGGCGGTGGGCGCCACGGTGTACTTCGGTTCGGAGGAATCCCGGCGCCAGATCCTGGAGGTGAGCGAAGCCTTCGCCCATGCCCACGAACTGGGCCTGGTGTGCGTGCTCTGGGCCTACCTGCGCAACAGCGCCTTCAAGCACGAGGGTACCGACTACCACACCGCGGCCGACCTCACCGGCCAGGCCAATCACTTGGCGGCGACCATCGAGGCCGACATCATCAAGCAGAAGCAGGCCCTGGGCAACGGCGGCTACACGGCGCTGGACTTCGGCAAGACCCACCCGAAGGTCTATGACGAACTGACCAGCGAACACCCCATCGACCTGGTGCGCTACCAGGTAGCCAACTGCTACATGGGCCGGGTGGGCATGATCAACTCCGGCGGCCCCTCCGGCAAGGACGATCTGCACCAGGCCGTGCGTACCGCCGTGATCAACAAGCGGGCCGGCGGCATGGGCCTGATCTCCGGGCGCAAGGCCTTTCAGAAACCGGTGGCCGAGGGGGTGAAGCTGCTCAACGCCATCCAGGACGTGTATCTGTCGGATGAAGTCACGATCGCGTGA
- a CDS encoding EAL domain-containing protein — MTQKYRYNLFLRLITPIALLLLVIAAGLTAAVITESNRTIESFRALQAASHARTLASGSMDAILTRDYTLLENWVHAAIPGDDYAYAYIANDGGLILAHTNFSFVGKRITLQRPAAMQQIETRYDERSVTEIVQPIELGAGFLGTAHVAYYQSHGLALLPNLASNLLAPLLVALLLFGLALYAIARRTTDPIHVLTRTIASSSLNDLKPIPASITTQKNEIGELASTFQDMQSDLRNSYDRLRDALEQLDRQKTHLETMLHSIGDAVITTDNAGRVEYLNPAGEALLGWHQDQVQGQHIGEIYHGEQDQRQLWELLEAQCLKGGAVMPRSEQPIVNRQGERIFIEQSAAPIRDAAGNINGLIIVAHDVTREQILQQELLYKASHDDLTGLRNRVEFNRQLQEFINSAKLDHKEHALLFLDLDQFKLVNDTCGHTAGDELLRRVGHILSGEIRRHDILARLGGDEFTIILADCSLAEAEPIAEKIRRAIESFIFIWDNQRFNITTSIGLAPITADNLNQQKLLSLADAACYAAKHNGRNRIYRYDENDSLLNQHYGEVNWISRINQAIAEDRLALYFQTIEPINARDAGQHLEILVRLQDETGRLIPPSAFIPAAERYNLMPTVDRWVVSRTCHWFARHPEILGQVGVVSVNLSGETLNDSGFADFVLQLFGECGMDGSKLCFEITETTAIGNLIVAQEFMARMQAIGCRFALDDFGTGMSSFGYLKTLPVDFLKIDGIFIQNIASDPIDYAMVRSINDIGHLLGQQTIAEFVENADILKRLQEIGIDYAQGYHFSRPVPLEDLHRLVSPLRADTGRPSS; from the coding sequence GACGCAGAAATACCGCTACAACCTGTTTCTCAGGCTCATTACCCCGATCGCCCTGCTCCTGCTGGTGATTGCGGCCGGGCTGACCGCAGCCGTGATCACGGAATCCAACCGCACCATCGAATCCTTCCGGGCACTGCAGGCCGCCTCGCACGCCCGCACCCTGGCCAGCGGCAGCATGGACGCCATCCTGACCCGCGACTACACCCTGCTGGAGAACTGGGTCCATGCCGCCATTCCGGGCGACGATTACGCCTACGCCTATATCGCCAATGACGGCGGCCTGATCCTGGCGCATACCAATTTCAGTTTCGTCGGCAAACGCATCACGCTGCAGCGGCCGGCCGCAATGCAGCAGATCGAGACCCGCTACGACGAACGTTCCGTCACCGAGATCGTCCAGCCGATCGAACTCGGTGCAGGCTTTCTCGGAACGGCCCATGTCGCCTATTACCAGAGTCACGGCCTGGCACTGCTGCCCAATCTCGCCAGCAACCTGCTGGCACCGCTGCTGGTCGCGCTGCTGCTGTTCGGTCTGGCACTGTATGCCATCGCCCGACGCACCACCGATCCGATCCACGTCCTGACCCGGACCATCGCTTCCAGTTCGCTGAACGACCTGAAGCCGATACCCGCCAGCATCACCACCCAGAAGAATGAGATCGGCGAACTGGCCTCGACCTTCCAGGACATGCAGTCCGACCTCAGGAACAGTTATGACCGGCTGCGGGATGCCCTCGAGCAACTGGACCGGCAGAAAACCCATCTGGAGACCATGCTTCATTCCATCGGCGATGCCGTAATCACCACCGACAACGCCGGCCGGGTGGAGTATCTCAACCCGGCCGGCGAGGCCCTGCTGGGCTGGCATCAGGACCAAGTCCAGGGTCAGCATATCGGCGAGATCTATCATGGCGAACAGGACCAGAGACAGCTATGGGAACTGCTCGAGGCCCAGTGTCTGAAGGGCGGTGCCGTCATGCCCCGCAGCGAGCAGCCGATCGTCAACCGCCAGGGCGAGCGCATCTTCATCGAACAGTCCGCCGCCCCGATCCGCGACGCTGCGGGGAACATCAACGGTCTGATCATCGTCGCCCACGACGTCACCCGTGAGCAGATCCTGCAGCAGGAACTGCTGTACAAGGCAAGCCATGACGACCTGACCGGACTGCGCAACCGGGTCGAGTTCAACCGCCAGCTGCAGGAGTTCATCAACAGCGCCAAACTGGACCACAAGGAACACGCCCTGCTGTTCCTGGATCTGGATCAGTTCAAGCTGGTCAACGACACCTGCGGCCATACCGCCGGCGATGAACTGCTGCGCCGCGTGGGCCACATTCTCTCCGGGGAAATCCGCCGCCACGACATCCTGGCCCGGCTCGGCGGGGACGAGTTCACCATCATCCTCGCCGACTGCAGCCTGGCGGAAGCCGAGCCCATCGCCGAAAAAATCCGCCGCGCCATCGAAAGCTTCATATTCATCTGGGACAACCAGCGTTTCAATATCACAACGAGTATCGGACTGGCGCCCATCACAGCCGACAACCTGAATCAGCAGAAGCTGCTGAGCCTGGCCGACGCAGCCTGCTATGCCGCCAAGCACAACGGCCGCAACCGTATCTACCGCTATGACGAAAACGATTCCCTGCTCAACCAACACTACGGCGAGGTGAACTGGATCAGCCGCATCAACCAGGCCATTGCCGAGGACCGCCTGGCACTGTATTTCCAGACCATCGAGCCGATCAACGCCCGGGACGCCGGGCAGCATCTGGAAATACTGGTACGACTGCAGGACGAAACCGGGCGGTTGATCCCGCCCTCGGCCTTCATCCCCGCCGCCGAACGTTACAACCTGATGCCCACGGTGGACCGCTGGGTGGTCTCCCGCACCTGTCACTGGTTCGCCCGCCATCCCGAAATCCTGGGGCAGGTCGGAGTGGTATCGGTCAACCTGTCGGGCGAAACCCTCAATGACAGCGGCTTCGCCGATTTCGTGCTCCAGCTGTTCGGCGAGTGCGGCATGGACGGCAGCAAGCTCTGCTTCGAGATCACCGAGACCACCGCCATCGGCAATCTCATCGTCGCCCAGGAATTCATGGCGCGCATGCAGGCGATCGGCTGCCGTTTCGCACTGGATGACTTCGGCACCGGCATGTCCTCCTTCGGCTATCTCAAGACCCTGCCGGTGGATTTCCTGAAGATCGATGGCATCTTCATTCAGAACATCGCCTCGGACCCGATCGATTACGCCATGGTCCGCTCCATCAACGATATCGGTCACCTGCTCGGTCAGCAGACCATCGCCGAATTCGTGGAAAACGCCGATATTCTGAAACGGCTGCAGGAGATCGGGATCGACTACGCCCAGGGGTATCATTTCTCCCGACCGGTACCCCTGGAGGATCTGCATCGGCTGGTCAGTCCGCTGCGGGCAGACACCGGGCGGCCGTCGTCCTGA